The DNA region GTCGGGCAGCAGCTCTTGCAAGATGCGGCCATGCTCGACGGTCTCGACAATGATTGCCGCCGCGCTATCGGCCCTCCGCAGGCCCTCGAGCGTGGCGCGCAGTTTGGGGGCGAGGGGCCATCGCGCGCTCAGCGGCCTGCGGTACGACCGGCGGTACTCCATGACGAAGTCGCGGATCTGCTCGTTCCGCTCCGTGTTGTGCCAGATTGCGGCGCGCTTCTCGTCGAGCGTGAGTGTCCGTCGATCGGCGAGCACCGCGGGCACGGGCAGCAGTCCGAAGGCAGCCGATGCATTGCCCGAGCACGCCACCCCCGCGTCAAAGATCACCGGGCCAAACGCCGCCTCGAGCAGCAATGCTTCGCGTGCGGTGAGCTTGGCCGCCCGAGAGACTGCCGCAAACCGGCCGATGGGCCCGCCAGTCAGGCCGCGCGTGCGCTGGGCATACCACAAGGCGGCGTCGAGGCCGGCAGCGATCAGGATGTCGGCATAGGTATCGTTAACGCACTCTAACTCGACGCCTGGTACCACCCGGACATGAGCCCGTTGCTCATTGCGATCCTCGCGGTTACTGCTCACCGCGGGACAGCCCGCGGCCCGCAACCGGTGTTCGAAGCCTGCAGCCACCCTCCAAGACGGCACGCCGACGAGTATCCGCGCCTGTGGCCAGTACCTGGCCGAATGCAACACAATCGAAACTGGGTCGTCGGCGCGGAGCGTCAAGAGTTGCCCCGACCCCCTTTCGGCCATTCGGGCCAATAGAAAGACAACGGCCGGATTTACGTTGGGCACACTAAGGTAGTCGCGAGCCTGGAAAAACCATTTGCGCGACCGCAATCCCGGAGTCACCGTGACTGTGTGACCCAGGCAGCGCAGATGCGCGGCGACACGCGATACGAGACCTAGGGCGAAGCGGAGGGAGGCGGGCGGAGCCTCGTCGTGTACTTCTTCAATCCACAGCGACAAGGGTTCGTCGATCAGCCGTAGGGAACCGTCCGTTTGGACAGTGGGTCGGAGCCCCGGCAGCGTTAGCAGGGGCTCAATCAGGGGCCGGTACCGCGTAGCAACTTCGGCGTAGTGCGGTTGGCGCCGGATCTCGACGTTTTGGGCGGATCGCTGCGACGATCGAGGCTTGGAGTGCGACATGTGCGTCATCGATCAACTCGGCACGCATCGCGGTCGTTTTCTGAGTAGTCTGCCGCGATACCGGCAACGCGCAGCACTTCGTTCGCCGATCGGCTCGGCTTGGCAAGGTTGCTCGTGGGCGCGGAAGCCAGCGAGCACGTGCCGTTGGTAGCTGCGACGAATCGGTGTACTGCTTCCCGGCTCGTCAGCACCTTGCCGCCCACCTTTACGGTTTCGAGGCGCACGCCACGGAGGCCCTTGGTCGCCCAGCGAAACCAGGTCGCCGCATCCGGGCGCCAGCTGGCGAAAAGTTGTTCGGCGACTTCATTGAATGTTAGGAGTTTTTCGCGATTAACATCGATCGCCATGTTCTGACCCGTGAGGAAGGTTTTTGCCCCCGAATACATCGAATTCTCTCTGCGTCTCTGCGACGCACAACGCGCGAAATTTGGCACTGCCAATGTCGTAAAACGCGCACTAAGACGCACGATGTGTCAGGGTGCTGGGGCAGGTACGTTAATAGTCAGACACGCGGACAATGAGCCGCGTGTGGCAATCGCGGCCTAACGTTTGCCGAACCGTTAGCGGTCCGGCTGATCGTGAGTCAGGATCGTGCAGTGGATTACCGGCAAAGAGGGTGAAGGCAACAACTCGCCTGGCGGTGCTGACCGTCAGCATTGCTCCGCATTCGGGACTGGTTCATCGCAGCATGGCAACCAACCACGAAATACTTGTGCAGCGAGGGCCCGCGTGGCGTTGGCAGCGAGCCAGCGACCTGATTCACGCGGGCCGTAACGCCTGTCGTCGCCGTGACGATCTACTCACGCTTCGCGCCGTGGATTACGTGCGGGCTTGGTTGCGGGCGGGCACGGCGCGGCGGCAACAGACCGTGATTCGAAAATTCCCCGAAATCCACAGCGCCCGCTGCCTCGCCGAGAGTCCGCGTGAGCAGCGCTGGATGCTCGAGGCCAGTCTGTTGGCCGGACTCCAAGACGCCGAGATTGCCCGCCGACTGGAGTTATCCGTAGACGCGGTCCGGGGCTTTGCCGAGTTGTTCTACGATGTCCGTCCAGGACTCGAAGCCACCGATTGGGTGCTTGAGCACGCGATCTTCGGCCGCCGAAACTGCGAGCGGTACGTCGATCCGGTTTACGAGGAGGCGCTTCGGCTGGCCTACCAGGGTGGTCCGCAGGTCCTAGAGGCAGTCATCGAATGTTTTCAGCGGTGGCCCGGCCTCTGGTACGAGGACTTCGGCGCAAAAACCCACGAAAGCTGCGCGCCGATGCACTCGGAGGCAGCAGCAGA from Pirellulales bacterium includes:
- a CDS encoding DUF1580 domain-containing protein produces the protein MAIDVNREKLLTFNEVAEQLFASWRPDAATWFRWATKGLRGVRLETVKVGGKVLTSREAVHRFVAATNGTCSLASAPTSNLAKPSRSANEVLRVAGIAADYSENDRDACRVDR